A single region of the Buteo buteo chromosome 16, bButBut1.hap1.1, whole genome shotgun sequence genome encodes:
- the LIN7C gene encoding protein lin-7 homolog C has protein sequence MAALGEPVRLERDICRAIELLEKLQRSGEVPPQKLQALQRVLQSEFCNAVREVYEHVYETVDISSSPEVRANATAKATVAAFAASEGHSHPRVVELPKTEEGLGFNIMGGKEQNSPIYISRIIPGGIADRHGGLKRGDQLLSVNGVSVEGEHHEKAVELLKAAQGKVKLVVRYTPKVLEEMESRFEKMRSAKRRQQN, from the exons acATCTGCAGAGCAATTGAGTTGCTGGAAAAATTACAGAGAAGTGGAGAAGTGCCACCACAAAAGCTCCAGGCTTTGCAAAGGGTCCTTCAAAGTGAATTCTGTAATGCTGTAAGGGAG GTGTATGAACATGTATACGAAACTGTGGATATCAGCAGTAGCCCAGAAGTTAGAGCTAATGCAACAGCAAAG GCCACTGTGGCTGCGTTTGCTGCTAGTGAAGGTCATTCCCATCCCAGAGTGGTTGAACTACCCAAAACCGAGGAAGGTCTTGGATTCAACATTATGGGAGGCAAAGAACAAAATTCTCCAATCTATATCTCTCGAATTATCCCTGGCGGTATAGCTGATAGACATGGAGGCCTGAAACGTGGAGACCAGCTGCTTTCCGTAAACGGAGTG AGTGTCGAAGGTGAACACCATGAAAAAGCAGTAGAACTGCTGAAGGCAGCTCAAGGGAAGGTTAAATTAGTTGTGCGATACACGCCAAAGGTCCTGGAAGAAATGGAGTCGAGATTTGAAAAAATGAGATCGGCAAAGCGCAGGCAGCAAAATTAA